In the genome of Nocardioides sp. NBC_00368, the window CGGTTCAACGACCGGGGCACCTTCAGCGTCTGGACCGGCTCGGAGAACTGGTCGCCGCCGTCGTTCAGCAACGACGAGGTCACCTTCCGGTTCACCTCGAAGAGCTACTACACCGCCTACACCGCCCGGTTCAACAAGATGTGGGACAGCCCGCGCGCGACCCACCGGATCTACCTGCAGCCGAAGACCCGTCCCTGCGCCTGAGACGGGCGAGCGCTAGCCTCTCCGGGTGACCTTCGGTGACCTCGGTGGGGGCCTCCAGCCGCTCGACGGCGGCTGGTCGGGAGAGACGTTCCTGGCAGAGGCCGGCGGAGAGCGGTCGGTCGTGCGGATCTTCGCCGACCCTCGCCACCATCCGCAGGCCGCGGAGATCCAGGAGGCCCTGCACCGCCTGGTACGGGGCCTCGTCCCGGTTCCGGCCGTACTGGAGGTACGCCATGCCGACCCGGCCATGGGCACGCCCGCGCTCCTGGTGACCGAGTTCGTCGAGGGCGTACGCGGCGACCTGCTGCTCCCGGGCCTGGACGATGCGGCCCGCGGCAGGCTCGGGCGTGCCCTCGGGGAGATCGCCGCCACGACGGCCGGGATGCCGTTCCTCACCGCAGGGACCTTCGCCGACAAGGACCTGCGGATCGAGCCGTTCGCCCTGGACCTGCCCGAGTGGGTGGAGTCGCTCGCGGAGCGTCTCGCCTGGTCACCGGCCGAACTGGACGGTCTGCGCGACGTGGCCGCCGACGCCCAGGACCTGCTCGACACGGTCGGCAGGGTGAGCCTGGTGCACAGCGACCTCAACCCGAAGAACGTCATCGTCGACCCGGAGACGCTGCGCGTGCGCGCGGTGCTGGACTGGGAGTTCGCCCACGCCGGCTCACCGTTCGCCGACCTCGGCAACCTGCTGCGGTTCGAGCGGGACGCGGCGTACGTCTCGGGGGTGCTGGAGGGTTACGTCGCGGCGCGCGGTGGCAGCGCCACGGACGCCCTCGACCTGGCGCGCTCCGCGGACCTGGTCGCGCTGGTCGAGCTGGGGGCGCGGCGTACGGACAATCCGGTGGCCGCCCGGGCGCACGACCTCCTGCTCGAGATCGCCCGAACCGGGGATGTCCACTCCGCCCCGGAGGCCTCCGTTCGCCGCTAGGATCGGAGCGCGCCGGACGGCGCCGTCGCAACATGGGGGATGGTTGTGGGAGTGAGCGATCTCGACGGGGCTCGGGGCCCTGCCGGAGCGTGGTGGCGTGGGTGGACGCCGTGGATCACGGCGCTGGTGCTGTCGGCGCTCTTCGCCGGTGCGACCTCCGGGATCGCGTTCGTGAGGAGGTCCTACGTGCCTCCGGTGGACTATCCGGCGATGAACGAGTCCGAGCTGGCGGAGAGCGCCGTGCGCTCGTCTCCCGCGGAGCCCACGCGCAAGAAGGACCGGCTCGCGTCCTCGCCGTCGACGCGCCCGACGGCGGAGCCGACACCGGCCACGACGCCCCGGAAGGTCAGGCCCTCGGCCTCCGGCTCGGGGAGCACCGAGCCGCTGGCGTCGGAGGAGCCCTCCGAGGGCCCGGACGGCCCGTTCGCCGGCCTGGGCGAGCTGCTCGGCCTGGGTGGCGAGAACTGACCCTTCCCGGGCGGTCCGCACGGCGAAAGGGTGGTGGCTGCGTACGCCGGACGGCATAGGCTTCAGGGTATGAGCGAGCGCCAGCGAGCGGCAATGGGCCTCAGGCCGCCGGTTCCGTATTCTTCGATCTGCCGAACGGAGGCGGCGGCATGAGTGCTGAGGCGTTGATTCGTGAGGTGGCGGCGAAGGCGCGAGAGGCGAGCTACGAGCTCGCGGTCGCGCCGCGCAGCGTGAAGGACGCAGCCCTGCATGCGATGGCCGACGCGCTCCTCGCCCGCGCCGAGGAGGTGCTGGAGGCCAACGCGACCGACGTCGCCCGTGCCGAGGCCTCGGGCAGTCCCGCCAACATCATCGACCGCCTCTCCCTGACCCCGGAGCGGCTCGACGGCATCGCCGCCGCGCTCCGCGAGCTGGCCGCCCTGCCGGACCCCGTCGGAGACGTCGTACGCGGCAGCACCCTGGCCAACGGGCTCGAGCTGCGCCAGGTGCGGGTGC includes:
- a CDS encoding phosphotransferase family protein, with protein sequence MTFGDLGGGLQPLDGGWSGETFLAEAGGERSVVRIFADPRHHPQAAEIQEALHRLVRGLVPVPAVLEVRHADPAMGTPALLVTEFVEGVRGDLLLPGLDDAARGRLGRALGEIAATTAGMPFLTAGTFADKDLRIEPFALDLPEWVESLAERLAWSPAELDGLRDVAADAQDLLDTVGRVSLVHSDLNPKNVIVDPETLRVRAVLDWEFAHAGSPFADLGNLLRFERDAAYVSGVLEGYVAARGGSATDALDLARSADLVALVELGARRTDNPVAARAHDLLLEIARTGDVHSAPEASVRR